In the Candidatus Paceibacterota bacterium genome, one interval contains:
- a CDS encoding class I SAM-dependent methyltransferase — translation MTQKTSWGGVAGWYDDMLENSEDSYQKNVIMPNLVRLVEPKKDMTILDVACGQGYFSNAFAEHGAKVIGCDISAELIELAKKNNQKEKAVEFHISPADSIPFMTDKSADKITIVLAIQNIENLAGTLAECSRILKSDGRLFIILNHPTFRIPQNSSWQWDGKIGKQYRRIDSYMSDQMSKIDMTPGELDNYKKKFTVTFHRPLQSYFKALNKAGLSVARLEEWISHRKSQKGPRGDEEDRTRKEIPLFMCLECVRR, via the coding sequence ATGACACAAAAAACATCTTGGGGAGGCGTTGCGGGCTGGTATGACGATATGCTTGAGAATTCTGAGGATTCATATCAGAAGAATGTGATCATGCCCAACCTAGTCAGACTAGTAGAACCAAAGAAAGACATGACCATTCTTGACGTTGCTTGTGGCCAAGGATATTTTTCTAATGCTTTCGCCGAACACGGTGCAAAAGTTATCGGTTGTGACATTTCTGCAGAACTCATTGAACTAGCCAAGAAAAATAATCAAAAAGAAAAGGCTGTTGAATTCCACATATCTCCTGCTGACAGTATTCCCTTCATGACAGACAAGTCTGCAGACAAAATAACCATCGTCCTTGCTATTCAAAATATAGAAAACCTAGCTGGCACACTAGCCGAATGTTCCAGAATCCTCAAATCAGATGGTCGTCTATTTATAATCCTAAATCACCCAACTTTCCGAATTCCTCAAAATTCCAGTTGGCAATGGGATGGGAAAATTGGTAAACAATATAGACGCATTGATTCATATATGTCAGATCAGATGTCAAAAATAGACATGACCCCAGGAGAATTAGACAATTACAAAAAGAAATTCACTGTCACTTTTCACCGACCATTACAATCATATTTCAAAGCTCTGAATAAAGCTGGACTATCTGTAGCTCGTCTAGAAGAATGGATTTCTCATAGGAAAAGTCAAAAAGGTCCTCGTGGTGATGAAGAAGATCGTACAAGAAAAGAGATTCCATTGTTTATGTGTTTGGAATGTGTGAGGAGGTAA
- a CDS encoding ABC transporter ATP-binding protein, protein MNKETVDNSRITKDNLYTGFKVLMRYISQYRKDIVILSIIGILSAIGNGIIPYVAGKFFDSIIIPSSVNIFNFVLPLYVALLILWAVIQLITYIIDWRIQIKSEYLSNYIWLDYMTKGFGFLVNLPMAFHKKNKIGEIGGKINQAAGSLETIAGRVIIDLAPQILSIVVALTISFIMMPTMALFPVVGLAVYLLVFARIVKPLGGYQKAYYNKVNELFGDAYDMIGNTMAIKQATVEEYEKEKLKKKPSEILPLWMKQVKTWGNLSLYQRMIILGTQIFIFAFSVFYIHMGMMTLGELLAFNAYAAMIFGPFVTIARNWQTIQNGIINIQETEKILALETENYTPKHSKEFAVHGDLTLDNVSFQYEEGKPVLSNVTFSVKAGEVIALVGESGVGKSTLIDLISAYHFPMSGKLLIDGLAIETLNLRSLRSQIAVVPQEVVLFNDTIKTNIKYGNFLASDEDMEVAAKKAHAYDFIEKFPNKWNQMVGERGIKLSVGQKQRVAIARAILRNPRILILDEPTSALDAGSEKIITESLDELMKGKTTFIIAHRLSTVRRADKILVFKDGKILESGKHDELIKIDGGEYRRLYELQIGLHG, encoded by the coding sequence ATGAACAAAGAAACCGTGGATAACAGCCGAATAACAAAAGATAATCTCTATACAGGATTCAAGGTCCTCATGAGATATATTTCTCAATATCGTAAAGATATTGTCATATTGAGTATTATCGGTATTTTATCGGCTATAGGTAATGGCATTATTCCTTATGTTGCTGGTAAATTTTTTGACTCAATAATAATCCCTAGTTCGGTTAATATATTTAATTTTGTTCTTCCGCTCTATGTAGCACTTCTTATTCTTTGGGCAGTTATACAACTTATTACGTATATTATTGATTGGCGTATTCAGATAAAGAGTGAATACTTATCTAATTATATTTGGTTGGATTACATGACCAAAGGCTTTGGATTCCTTGTGAACTTGCCGATGGCTTTCCATAAAAAGAATAAGATCGGCGAAATCGGAGGAAAGATAAATCAAGCAGCTGGATCACTAGAAACAATCGCTGGCAGGGTCATCATTGATCTGGCACCTCAAATTTTGAGCATTGTTGTTGCGTTGACCATTTCTTTTATTATGATGCCAACGATGGCATTGTTCCCTGTGGTAGGTCTAGCAGTCTATTTACTTGTTTTCGCCCGTATCGTGAAGCCACTCGGTGGATATCAAAAGGCATATTATAACAAGGTCAATGAATTGTTTGGCGACGCCTACGATATGATCGGTAACACTATGGCCATCAAACAAGCGACGGTGGAAGAATATGAAAAAGAAAAATTAAAGAAAAAGCCTAGTGAGATTTTGCCGTTATGGATGAAGCAGGTCAAGACTTGGGGAAACCTGAGCCTTTATCAGAGAATGATAATTCTCGGAACACAGATATTTATCTTTGCATTTTCTGTTTTTTACATTCACATGGGTATGATGACTTTGGGAGAGCTTTTAGCCTTCAACGCTTATGCCGCCATGATCTTTGGACCATTCGTGACTATAGCCAGAAACTGGCAGACAATTCAGAATGGAATCATCAATATTCAAGAAACAGAAAAAATCTTGGCTTTGGAGACGGAAAATTATACACCTAAACATTCTAAAGAATTTGCAGTACATGGTGATCTAACTCTGGACAATGTCTCATTCCAATATGAAGAAGGAAAGCCGGTTCTTTCAAACGTCACTTTCTCCGTAAAGGCTGGAGAAGTGATCGCTTTGGTCGGTGAATCTGGTGTTGGCAAGAGTACGCTTATTGATCTTATTTCAGCCTACCATTTCCCAATGAGTGGAAAATTGTTGATAGATGGCTTGGCGATTGAGACGTTGAATCTCCGGTCTCTACGTTCTCAAATCGCTGTTGTCCCTCAAGAAGTTGTACTTTTCAACGATACAATAAAAACCAATATAAAGTACGGTAATTTTCTAGCATCAGATGAAGATATGGAGGTGGCTGCTAAGAAGGCTCACGCTTATGATTTTATTGAAAAGTTTCCAAATAAATGGAATCAGATGGTCGGTGAACGTGGTATCAAATTGTCTGTTGGTCAAAAACAGCGTGTGGCAATAGCACGTGCAATCTTACGTAATCCACGAATTTTGATTCTTGATGAACCTACTTCTGCTCTTGATGCTGGCTCAGAAAAAATAATTACAGAATCACTTGATGAATTGATGAAAGGTAAGACGACTTTTATTATTGCGCATCGTCTAAGCACAGTTCGTAGAGCAGATAAGATACTAGTTTTCAAGGACGGAAAAATCTTAGAATCTGGTAAACATGATGAATTGATCAAGATAGATGGAGGGGAGTACAGGAGACTCTATGAACTTCAAATTGGTTTGCACGGGTAG
- a CDS encoding DUF5671 domain-containing protein: MNTKITPKDFFLHLGATVALFAAVIALINLSFSVINYYLPDQLAGYFYANNIAWPISMLVILTPLLYIIEYFIIRDIRQSPEKANLWIRNWRIYLTLFFTGATIVGDLITLINVYLNGEISSRFIYKVLIVLIIAGIVFVYYLLTKTQVQQQDGIVIKSKSQKIFAWIGLVMVLLAIVSGFIAVGSPNKQRNLRFDSQRVNDLSNIQWQVISHWQQKGNLPNTLSDLKDNISGYNIPLDPKTESAYQYAILKTLVSANPSFELCADFALSTQDNKGRGDFYGSNSYPTMAMSSKYDVGYYEGNDNWKHEAGRVCFTRTIDPDKYPIIKK, translated from the coding sequence ATGAATACAAAAATCACCCCGAAGGATTTCTTCCTTCATCTGGGGGCGACGGTCGCTCTTTTTGCGGCTGTAATCGCTCTTATTAATCTATCTTTTAGCGTTATCAACTATTATTTACCAGATCAATTGGCTGGTTACTTTTATGCCAACAATATAGCTTGGCCGATCTCAATGTTGGTCATTCTCACACCACTTCTCTACATCATTGAGTATTTCATCATTAGAGATATCCGCCAATCACCAGAAAAGGCAAATCTTTGGATTAGAAATTGGAGAATATATCTAACATTATTTTTCACTGGCGCAACTATCGTTGGGGACCTTATAACTCTCATCAATGTCTACTTGAACGGCGAGATTTCTAGTCGTTTCATCTACAAAGTTTTGATTGTTCTCATTATTGCAGGAATAGTTTTTGTTTATTACTTACTTACCAAGACTCAAGTTCAACAGCAAGATGGTATTGTGATTAAATCAAAGAGTCAGAAAATCTTTGCTTGGATTGGCCTAGTTATGGTATTGTTGGCAATCGTCAGCGGATTCATTGCTGTTGGTTCACCAAACAAACAGCGTAACCTCCGTTTTGATAGTCAGCGTGTAAATGATCTGAGTAATATTCAATGGCAAGTTATCAGTCATTGGCAACAAAAGGGAAACCTACCAAATACATTGTCTGATCTAAAAGATAATATTAGTGGTTACAATATTCCTCTTGATCCAAAGACAGAATCTGCTTATCAATACGCGATATTAAAAACGTTAGTAAGTGCCAATCCATCTTTTGAGCTTTGTGCAGACTTTGCTTTGTCTACACAAGACAACAAAGGGCGAGGTGATTTTTACGGAAGTAATTCTTACCCAACTATGGCTATGAGCAGTAAATATGATGTTGGTTATTACGAAGGTAATGACAATTGGAAACACGAAGCAGGCAGAGTGTGTTTTACAAGAACTATAGATCCGGACAAGTATCCGATTATTAAAAAATAA
- the pyk gene encoding pyruvate kinase — MKLGKKTKIVCTIGPATESEENLRKLIDAGMNVARLNFSHGDFAEHQARVDRIRKITKETGVVVAIMQDLCGPKIRIGTFKDNFIMLAPGDTFTLTTDEVEGTKEKVHINYPALPKEVKKGTIIMLQDGTKKFEVMEVKGNDIVTKVVVGGRVSGRKGVNVPGANLSVKSLTEKDRADLEFGLKNNVDFIALSFVRHASDILELREILNKAGSKAHIIAKIETPEALEDIDAIIEATDAVMVARGDLAIEIPAEDVPLVQKILIHKCNCIGKPVITATQMLESMIKNSVPTRAEVSDIANAIIDGTDAIMLSEETTLGDYPVAAVEVMTRVALRVEKEVYTRDTIAEYETAHGVTDVVSQSAVRLSHNVEASLIVTLTRGGHTPRMIARYRPAEMILAMTDNEECLNKMMLSFGCYPMMVPTFKTTNEIMDIVRKITLDNKLVKKGDKIVIIAGMPFGGTSETNFILVETL; from the coding sequence ATGAAATTAGGTAAAAAAACAAAGATCGTTTGTACTATTGGCCCAGCAACAGAGAGTGAAGAAAATCTCAGGAAGCTCATAGACGCTGGGATGAATGTTGCCAGACTCAACTTTTCTCATGGTGATTTTGCCGAACATCAAGCTCGTGTTGATAGGATAAGGAAAATTACAAAAGAGACTGGGGTTGTGGTAGCTATAATGCAAGACCTTTGTGGTCCAAAGATTCGTATTGGTACATTCAAAGACAATTTTATTATGTTGGCTCCTGGTGATACTTTCACTTTGACTACAGATGAAGTAGAAGGAACAAAAGAAAAAGTTCATATCAACTATCCAGCTTTGCCAAAGGAAGTTAAGAAGGGAACGATCATCATGCTTCAAGACGGCACAAAGAAGTTTGAAGTTATGGAAGTTAAGGGTAATGACATTGTTACAAAAGTTGTGGTTGGTGGACGCGTGTCTGGTCGCAAAGGAGTCAATGTCCCAGGTGCCAATCTTTCAGTAAAATCTTTGACCGAAAAGGATCGTGCAGATCTAGAATTTGGTTTGAAGAATAATGTGGACTTTATTGCTCTATCTTTTGTCCGTCATGCTTCTGACATCCTTGAACTACGTGAGATTTTGAACAAAGCTGGTTCAAAGGCCCATATAATCGCCAAAATTGAGACTCCAGAGGCTTTGGAGGATATAGACGCTATCATAGAGGCTACCGACGCTGTAATGGTCGCTCGTGGCGATCTGGCTATAGAGATACCAGCCGAGGATGTACCTTTGGTTCAGAAGATTCTCATTCATAAATGTAATTGTATTGGCAAGCCAGTTATCACAGCTACTCAGATGTTGGAGTCTATGATAAAGAATTCTGTACCTACAAGGGCTGAAGTTTCTGATATTGCAAACGCTATTATTGACGGAACAGATGCAATCATGCTTTCTGAAGAGACTACTTTGGGAGATTATCCGGTAGCAGCTGTAGAAGTTATGACGCGTGTTGCTTTGCGTGTTGAAAAGGAAGTTTATACCAGAGATACTATCGCTGAATATGAAACCGCTCATGGTGTTACTGATGTAGTTTCGCAATCAGCTGTAAGACTTTCTCATAATGTAGAGGCTTCTCTTATTGTCACTTTGACTCGTGGTGGTCATACACCTAGGATGATCGCTCGTTATCGTCCAGCAGAAATGATCTTGGCTATGACAGATAATGAAGAATGTTTGAATAAGATGATGCTTTCTTTTGGTTGTTATCCTATGATGGTTCCAACGTTCAAAACTACTAATGAGATCATGGACATCGTTCGTAAAATTACCTTGGATAATAAGTTGGTCAAGAAAGGAGATAAGATAGTTATCATTGCGGGAATGCCGTTTGGGGGAACTAGTGAGACCAACTTTATTCTTGTTGAAACTTTGTAA
- the radC gene encoding DNA repair protein RadC, with product MQTYAIRPNVKFLDRTYREYPLTIHDLPSEEKPREKIIASGPEALSMKELLAVILMTGTTKEDVIEMSNRLIRDYGERSILAERNAEKLSKDMDIPIVKACQIVACGELGRRFYDRSESGFVTIRNAKDVYDYLQDMRNLPKEHLRGIYLNSHNRILRDEVISIGTVNSNMIHAREVFRPAIECNAAAVILAHNHPSGEAVPSKEDTDITADLVQAGKILGITILDHVIITKNSFVSVSANY from the coding sequence ATGCAAACTTATGCCATAAGACCCAATGTTAAATTTCTCGATCGGACGTATCGCGAGTATCCACTTACGATACACGACCTGCCGTCTGAAGAGAAACCACGCGAGAAAATCATCGCTAGTGGACCAGAGGCCTTGAGCATGAAAGAGTTGTTGGCTGTCATCTTGATGACTGGTACAACCAAAGAAGATGTTATAGAGATGTCTAACCGCCTTATTCGTGATTATGGCGAAAGGAGTATTTTGGCTGAACGTAATGCCGAGAAACTTTCCAAGGATATGGATATCCCTATAGTCAAAGCTTGCCAAATAGTGGCTTGTGGAGAATTGGGTAGACGCTTTTATGACAGGAGTGAATCCGGTTTTGTTACTATTAGAAATGCAAAAGATGTTTACGATTATTTACAGGATATGCGTAATTTGCCAAAAGAGCATCTAAGAGGCATTTATTTGAATAGTCACAATCGGATCTTGAGGGATGAAGTCATCTCTATTGGTACAGTCAATTCCAATATGATTCATGCACGCGAAGTTTTTCGACCAGCTATAGAATGTAATGCAGCGGCGGTCATTCTTGCACACAATCATCCATCTGGCGAAGCTGTTCCAAGTAAAGAAGATACGGATATTACTGCTGACCTTGTCCAAGCCGGGAAGATCTTGGGCATTACTATTTTGGATCATGTTATTATCACAAAAAATTCTTTTGTAAGTGTTAGTGCGAATTATTAA